The following coding sequences are from one Macaca nemestrina isolate mMacNem1 chromosome 1, mMacNem.hap1, whole genome shotgun sequence window:
- the LOC105494937 gene encoding cyanocobalamin reductase / alkylcobalamin dealkylase, with the protein MEPKVAELKQKIEDMLCPFGFEVYPFQVAWYNELLPPAFHLLLPGPTLAFLVLSTPAMFDQALKPFLQSCHLRMLTDPVDQCVAYHLGRVRESLPELQIEVIADYEVHPNRRPKILAQTAAHVAGAAYYYQRQDVEADPWGSQHISGVCIHPRFGGWFAIRGVVLLPGIEVPDLPPRKPHDCVPTRAARIALLEGFNFHWRDWTYRDAVTPQERYSEEQKAYFSTPPAQRLALLGLVQPSEKPSSPSPDFPFTTHTPKKPGKPSRARSWLSPRVSPPASPGP; encoded by the exons GTGGCATGGTACAATGAACTCTTGCCTCCAGCCTTCCacctactgctgccaggacctacCCTGGCCTTCCTGGTACTCAGCACACCTGCCATGTTTGACCAGGCCCTCAAGCCCTTCTTGCAGAGCTGCCACCTCCGAATGCTGACCGACCCAGTGGACCAGTGTGTGGCCTACCATCTGGGCCGTGTTAGAGAG AGCCTCCCAGAGCTGCAGATAGAAGTCATTGCTGACTACGAAGTGCACCCCAACCGACGCCCCAAGATCCTGGCCCAGACAGCAGCCCATGTGGCAGGGGCTGCTTACTACTACCAACGACAGGATGTGGAGGCTGACCCATGGGGGAGCCAG CATATATCAGGTGTGTGCATACACCCCCGATTTGGGGGCTGGTTTGCCATCCGAGGGGTAGTGCTGCTGCCAGGGATAGAGGTGCCAGATCTGCCACCCAGAAAACCTCATGACTGTGTACCTACAAGAGCTGCCCGTATCGCCCTACTCGAAGGCTTCAATTTCCACTGGCGAGACTGGACTTACCGGGATGCTGTGACACCCCAGGAGCGCTACTCAGAAGAGCAGAAGGCCTACTTCTCCACTCCGCCTGCCCAACGATTGGCCCTCCTGGGCTTGGTTCAGCCCTCAGAGAAGCCTAGTTCTCCCTCCCCAGACTTTCCTTttaccacacacacccccaagaAGCCTGGGAAGCCCAGCAGAGCCCGGAGCTGGCTCAGCCCCAGGGTCTCACCACCTGCATCCCCTGGCCCTTGA